The sequence GGTTTGTTGTATGCAATTAAAGCGCGTAGTTGTTACAGGTATTGGTACTATTACTCCCATTGGTAATAATCTGGAAGATTATTGGCAGGGGTTACTAAATGGTATTTCCGGTGCTGCACCTATCACTTTATTTGATGCAAGTAAATTCAAAACCCGTTTTGCCTGTGAAATCAAGGGCTTTGACCCAACCAGTTTCATGGAGAAAAAAGAAGCCAGAAAGCTGGATCGCTTTGCACAATTAGCTATTTATGCAAGTGATATGGCAGTGGCCGACGCCAAAATATCTGCAGAAAACATTGATGCAGATAGAGTAGGGGTGATTTTCGCCAGCGGTATTGGAGGTCTCCGAACTTTCCAGGAAGAGATGATGAATTTTGCGGCCGGAGACGGAACGCCAAGATTCAATCCTTTCTTTATTCCTAAAATGATATTAGATATTGCAGCGGGTCAGATTTCCATGCGTCATGGATTTCGCGGCCCCAACTTTGCTGTGGTAAGTGCCTGTGCATCCAGCACCAATGGCATTATTGCAGCAGTAGATACCATTCGTTTAGGCAAGGCCGATATCATTATTAGTGGTGGATCAGAAGCCGTTATTAGTGAAGCAGGCGTTGGAGGATTTAACTCCATGAAAGCCATGAGCGAAAGAAACGATGATCCGGCAACAGCCAGCAGACCTTACGACAAAGACAGAGATGGATTTGTAATGGGAGAAGCAGCAGGTTGTTTGGTATTAGAAGAATACGAACACGCCGTTAAGCGTGGTGCAAAAATA is a genomic window of Sediminibacterium sp. TEGAF015 containing:
- the fabF gene encoding beta-ketoacyl-ACP synthase II: MQLKRVVVTGIGTITPIGNNLEDYWQGLLNGISGAAPITLFDASKFKTRFACEIKGFDPTSFMEKKEARKLDRFAQLAIYASDMAVADAKISAENIDADRVGVIFASGIGGLRTFQEEMMNFAAGDGTPRFNPFFIPKMILDIAAGQISMRHGFRGPNFAVVSACASSTNGIIAAVDTIRLGKADIIISGGSEAVISEAGVGGFNSMKAMSERNDDPATASRPYDKDRDGFVMGEAAGCLVLEEYEHAVKRGAKIYCEIAGGGATADAYHLTAPHPEGLGARNVMIAALKDAGMQPDEIDYINTHGTSTPLGDGAEVKAITEVFGSHAYNLNISATKSMTGHCLGAAGVIEAIACIQSVIHDIVPPTINHFTDDPELDPKLNFTFNKPQQKIVRAALSNTFGFGGHNACVIVKKFVA